A section of the Prochlorococcus sp. MIT 1341 genome encodes:
- a CDS encoding precorrin-6A/cobalt-precorrin-6A reductase, with amino-acid sequence MQTRKNYHQSLWLLSGTGDGPLLAETLINDGWNVSVSVVSKSAGLAYLGIPLENLWIGPLNGVQEIKNVIQETYSCEQRFDWVIDATHPFATVISNNVFKACDELGQPLLGYTRPFEQINRANLINSPLELAKKDLLGSRFLFAIGARHLQKAVKAAHEAGAKVFARVMPSQDSLRNALASDLEGGQLAVVRPLQGQSLGGIEVALCRRWEITSILCRQSGGVTEKLWHKVAKEIGLDLWLIARPPLPKGMQVVCSAQALLHRIGG; translated from the coding sequence ATGCAGACTCGCAAGAATTACCACCAAAGTTTATGGTTGCTGTCTGGGACTGGTGATGGACCTCTTCTTGCTGAAACTTTGATTAATGATGGGTGGAATGTCAGTGTAAGTGTGGTTTCAAAAAGCGCTGGCTTGGCTTATTTGGGAATTCCTTTAGAAAATCTGTGGATAGGTCCTCTTAATGGTGTTCAAGAGATTAAAAATGTAATCCAAGAAACCTATTCCTGTGAACAAAGGTTTGATTGGGTGATTGATGCGACCCATCCTTTTGCAACAGTTATTAGTAATAACGTTTTTAAGGCTTGCGATGAGCTTGGGCAGCCTTTGCTGGGCTATACCCGTCCTTTTGAACAAATCAATAGAGCAAATTTAATTAATAGTCCTTTAGAGCTTGCTAAGAAAGATCTACTAGGGTCAAGATTTTTATTTGCAATTGGCGCAAGACATCTTCAAAAGGCTGTTAAAGCTGCACACGAAGCAGGTGCGAAGGTTTTTGCGCGGGTAATGCCTTCACAAGACAGTTTAAGGAATGCTTTAGCAAGTGATTTGGAAGGGGGACAACTGGCTGTTGTTAGACCTTTGCAAGGACAATCTTTAGGTGGGATAGAAGTCGCTTTATGTAGGAGATGGGAAATAACCTCAATCCTTTGTCGTCAATCTGGAGGAGTTACGGAAAAGCTATGGCATAAAGTTGCTAAAGAAATAGGGTTGGATCTTTGGCTTATTGCTCGACCGCCTTTGCCTAAGGGGATGCAGGTTGTTTGCTCTGCACAGGCTCTATTGCACCGAATAGGGGGTTGA
- the cutA gene encoding divalent-cation tolerance protein CutA, translating to MIIPFSVYNMLVPEINSELILVITTEVDIEHAKILAEKILKRQLAACISFQSIQSQYWWRNSLKTSDEIQLLIKTKRNLLEKLHALVKEIHTYDTPEFIFLKVSSDISYENWILDSVIKA from the coding sequence TTGATTATTCCCTTTTCTGTATACAACATGTTAGTACCTGAAATTAACTCTGAATTGATTTTAGTTATTACTACCGAAGTAGATATTGAGCATGCAAAGATCCTCGCTGAAAAGATATTAAAAAGACAGCTTGCTGCGTGTATAAGCTTTCAAAGCATTCAATCACAGTATTGGTGGAGGAATTCCTTGAAAACGAGTGACGAGATTCAGCTCCTTATAAAGACTAAAAGGAATCTTTTGGAGAAGTTACATGCTTTAGTCAAAGAGATACATACCTATGATACGCCTGAGTTTATTTTTCTTAAGGTTTCTTCGGATATTTCATATGAGAATTGGATACTAGATAGTGTTATTAAAGCTTGA
- a CDS encoding adenosine kinase — translation MDRPLDVVGIGNAIVDVLVQTTDNFLETHNLIKGSMTLVDEVEAQKLYQESGPGIETSGGSAANTIAGIAILGGKSSFIGRVRDDQLGKIFLHDIRSVGANFETPFSRKGPGTARCLILVTPDAQRTMCTHLGVSVQLEPEDLDLSIIKDSKVVYLEGYLWDNDAAKRAFIAAAKTSQESGGHVALSLSDSFCVHRHRESFLELVNNHIDILFANEDEITSLFKSSNIESAIKELKKCCNIAIVTRGEAGSIVLEGENLYEISAFKIGKLIDTTGAGDLYAGGFLYAYTQGKPLQECGEIGSICAGRIVTQLGSRSQTSLKELLRRYNKIK, via the coding sequence ATGGACAGACCACTTGACGTAGTAGGAATAGGAAATGCAATTGTTGATGTTCTAGTTCAAACAACAGATAATTTCCTTGAGACTCATAACCTCATCAAAGGAAGCATGACTTTGGTTGATGAAGTCGAAGCACAAAAACTTTACCAAGAATCTGGTCCAGGAATTGAAACTTCAGGAGGCTCCGCAGCTAACACAATAGCGGGAATAGCAATTCTTGGCGGAAAATCAAGTTTTATTGGCCGAGTAAGAGATGATCAACTCGGTAAAATCTTCCTACATGATATTCGATCTGTTGGGGCCAACTTTGAGACTCCTTTCTCCAGAAAAGGACCAGGGACAGCCCGTTGCTTAATACTAGTTACACCTGACGCACAACGAACTATGTGCACTCACCTTGGTGTTTCAGTTCAGTTAGAACCAGAAGATCTTGACTTGTCCATAATTAAAGATTCAAAAGTTGTTTATCTCGAAGGATATTTATGGGACAATGATGCAGCCAAAAGAGCATTTATTGCTGCTGCAAAAACAAGTCAAGAGTCAGGAGGCCATGTTGCCCTATCTTTATCTGATTCATTCTGCGTACATAGACATCGTGAAAGTTTTTTAGAGTTAGTAAACAATCACATAGACATTCTCTTTGCCAATGAGGACGAAATAACTTCCTTATTTAAATCTTCTAATATTGAAAGTGCAATAAAAGAATTGAAAAAATGTTGCAATATAGCCATAGTAACTCGCGGGGAAGCTGGCTCTATAGTTCTAGAAGGAGAGAACCTCTATGAAATATCCGCATTTAAAATAGGAAAGCTTATTGACACAACAGGCGCTGGCGATCTTTACGCAGGAGGTTTTCTTTATGCATACACTCAAGGGAAACCTCTCCAAGAATGTGGGGAAATTGGTTCAATTTGTGCTGGAAGAATAGTTACTCAACTAGGGTCCAGATCACAGACCTCTTTGAAAGAACTTTTAAGAAGATACAACAAAATAAAGTAA
- a CDS encoding adenylosuccinate synthase gives MSLANVVVIGAQWGDEGKGKITDLLSRSADVVVRYQGGVNAGHTIVVGEKVLKLHLIPSGILYPETTCLIGSGTVIDPKVMLKEIDMLLGNGIDISGLQLASTAHVTMPYHRLLDQAMEDQRGEKRIGTTGRGIGPTYADKSQRNGIRVMDLLDEQRLRDRLKKPLEEKNQLFQQVYCLAPLEIEKIIDEYLGYGKRLSSHVVECTRAIHQAARNKKNILFEGAQGTLLDLDHGTYPYVTSSNPVSGGACIGAGVGPTLIDRVIGVAKAYTTRVGEGPFPTELTGDINDKLCDRGGEFGTTTGRRRRCGWFDGVIGKYAVEVNGLDCLAITKLDVLDELDEIKICIAYELEGKRIDHFPSNADEFARCRPIFKTLPGWKCSTADCRRLEELPTSAMSYLRFLADLMEVPIAIVSLGASRDQTIVVEDPIHGPKRALLSA, from the coding sequence GTGTCCTTGGCCAATGTTGTCGTCATAGGTGCCCAATGGGGTGACGAAGGAAAAGGCAAAATTACCGATCTACTGAGTCGTTCAGCAGATGTAGTAGTTCGCTATCAAGGTGGAGTAAATGCAGGCCACACAATTGTTGTGGGAGAAAAAGTACTCAAATTGCACCTAATCCCTTCAGGGATTCTTTATCCAGAAACGACTTGCCTTATTGGATCAGGAACAGTTATTGACCCCAAAGTCATGCTGAAAGAGATAGACATGCTTCTGGGAAATGGCATAGATATTTCTGGGCTCCAACTTGCCTCTACGGCCCACGTGACCATGCCTTATCACCGCCTATTAGATCAGGCTATGGAAGATCAAAGAGGCGAAAAACGAATTGGAACAACTGGAAGAGGTATAGGTCCTACATATGCGGACAAATCCCAAAGGAATGGGATTCGGGTAATGGATTTACTGGATGAACAAAGGCTTAGAGATCGCCTTAAAAAACCCTTAGAAGAGAAGAACCAATTGTTTCAACAAGTTTATTGCCTAGCACCTTTAGAAATTGAAAAAATAATTGATGAATATCTCGGATATGGGAAACGCCTTTCCTCTCATGTAGTCGAATGCACAAGAGCGATTCATCAGGCAGCTCGCAACAAAAAAAACATCCTATTTGAAGGTGCCCAAGGAACACTCTTAGACCTTGATCATGGAACCTATCCATATGTAACTTCCTCTAATCCAGTCTCTGGAGGAGCTTGTATAGGTGCTGGCGTGGGACCAACCTTGATAGACAGAGTTATAGGCGTTGCAAAGGCCTACACAACTCGTGTAGGAGAAGGCCCCTTCCCCACTGAACTGACTGGAGATATTAATGACAAGCTATGCGATCGTGGCGGTGAATTTGGCACCACAACTGGAAGAAGGCGAAGATGTGGTTGGTTTGATGGCGTAATTGGTAAATATGCTGTTGAGGTCAATGGACTTGATTGTCTTGCGATCACAAAATTAGATGTTCTTGATGAACTTGATGAAATAAAAATATGTATTGCATACGAACTTGAAGGGAAAAGGATTGATCATTTCCCCAGCAATGCTGATGAATTCGCGCGGTGCAGGCCCATTTTTAAAACACTTCCTGGATGGAAATGTTCTACAGCTGATTGTCGGCGTTTAGAAGAACTACCGACATCAGCAATGTCATACCTCCGCTTTTTAGCAGACCTTATGGAAGTGCCAATAGCAATAGTTTCTCTTGGCGCAAGTCGTGATCAAACAATTGTCGTAGAGGACCCTATTCATGGGCCGAAACGTGCACTACTAAGTGCCTAA
- the psb27 gene encoding photosystem II protein Psb27 has translation MKSALHRLFKRLMGATLALCLGLSLILTACDNNSKPISIIKGNYVDDTIAVAGRLKEAISLEEQNEVAEIEDEALAIITEYISIYRNRPQVAGLNSFTTMQTALNSLAGHYKNSPNRVLSNALRERLNNELTKAEDSVSRGT, from the coding sequence ATGAAATCCGCCTTACATCGCCTATTCAAAAGGTTGATGGGGGCAACCCTGGCGTTATGCCTTGGCCTCTCCTTAATACTTACCGCCTGCGACAACAATTCAAAACCCATCTCGATAATCAAAGGAAATTATGTAGATGACACCATCGCTGTCGCTGGGCGACTCAAAGAAGCAATCTCTTTAGAAGAACAAAACGAAGTAGCAGAAATTGAAGATGAAGCATTAGCAATTATTACTGAATATATATCGATATATAGAAATCGCCCTCAAGTGGCTGGGCTTAATTCCTTTACCACAATGCAAACCGCTCTTAACTCCCTGGCAGGACATTACAAAAATTCTCCCAACCGTGTTCTCTCAAATGCGCTTAGAGAACGCTTAAACAATGAGCTAACCAAAGCAGAAGATTCCGTATCGAGAGGTACTTAG